A single genomic interval of Coccidioides posadasii str. Silveira chromosome 1, complete sequence harbors:
- a CDS encoding 40S ribosomal protein eS10 (EggNog:ENOG410PNYK~COG:J~BUSCO:15640at33183) codes for MLIPKADRKKIHEYLFREGVLVAKKDFNLPKHSDIDTKNLYVIKACQSLTSRGYVKTRFSWQYYYYTLTPEGLEYLREWLHLPAEIVPATHIKQQRSHAPPRGMMGGEGERERRPGPRGDRPPRGDGGYRRREQGEGKEGGAPGDFAPSFRGFGRGRGAPPS; via the exons AT GCTTATCCCAAAGGCTGACCGCAAGAAGATCCACGAGTACCTCTTCCGTG AGGGTGTGCTCGTGGCGAAGAAGGACTTCAACCTTCCCAAGCACTCTGACATTGACACCAAGAACCTCTAT GTCATCAAGGCTTGCCAGTCCCTTACTTCCCGCGGCTACGTCAAGACCCGCTTCTCCTGGCAATACTACTACTACACCTTGACCCCCGAGGGTCTCGAGTACCTCCGTGAATGGCTCCACTTGCCTGCTGAGATCGTTCCCGCTACGCACATCAAGCAGCAGCGTTCTCATGCTCCTCCACGCGGCATGATGGGCGGCGAGGGTGAGCGCGAGAGACGCCCTGGTCCCCGTGGCGATCGTCCTCCTCGTGGTGACGGTGGTTACAGACGCCGTGAGCAGGGTGAGGGTAAGGAGGGCGGTGCTCCTGGAGACTTCGCTCCTTCTTTCCGTGGATTCGGCCGTGGTCGCGGTGCTCCACCATCCTAG
- a CDS encoding uncharacterized protein (EggNog:ENOG410PGT0~COG:S), whose amino-acid sequence MAPSTINVLLSSFPGLSLPSTLSIPISSISTVADLTERIDSRLPASLSLQSPSLVLTTTDSTELGPYSSDKLANFLTESVDGPSTFLPVRLSVRVYGGKGGFGSQLRAAGGRMSSRRKGAQGEDNGSNRNLDGRRLRTVKEAKALAEYLALKPEMERKEKEARRKRWEMIVELAEKREAEIRNGDGKGKVDGEWMEDKEEAGEKAREAVLRAMKEGIWKDNLAGSLLAGSSTSPGESSGSGGSVSASEDSEMEDVGSESHMEIGNGSKASRPARRFIGFDDDDDDEEFLSDENEDKEPSNNDSDDSAGVKGKGKAKA is encoded by the coding sequence ATGGCGCCTTCGACGATTAACGTGCTCCTTTCTTCGTTCCCAGGTCTCTCGCTGCCTTCGACGCTATCTATTCCTATCTCATCAATCTCAACAGTTGCTGATCTCACTGAGAGAATCGACTCAAGGCTTCCGGCGTCATTATCTCTTCAATCCCCCTCCCTTGTTCTAACCACCACCGACAGCACCGAACTGGGACCATACTCTTCTGACAAACTCGCCAACTTCCTAACCGAATCCGTTGATGGTCCTTCCACATTCCTTCCCGTCCGCCTCAGCGTTCGCGTATATGGAGGCAAGGGTGGTTTCGGCTCCCAGCTCCGTGCTGCTGGAGGCCGAATGTCCAGTCGCCGAAAGGGAGCCCAGGGCGAGGACAATGGTTCGAATCGCAACCTGGACGGACGGCGCTTACGTACTGTAAAAGAAGCCAAAGCTTTGGCCGAGTATCTTGCTTTGAAACCCGAGATGGAGAGGAAGGAGAAGGAAGCGCGGAGGAAAAGGTGGGAGATGATTGTCGAGCTGGCCgagaaaagagaagctgAGATACGCAATGGGGATGGGAAAGGGAAGGTTGACGGTGAATGGATggaagataaagaagaagcgGGAGAAAAGGCCCGTGAGGCTGTTTTGCGTGCGATGAAAGAGGGAATCTGGAAGGATAACCTCGCCGGAAGTTTGCTTGCTGGATCGAGCACGAGCCCAGGCGAAAGTAGTGGAAGTGGAGGCTCTGTTAGTGCAAGTGAGGACAGTGAGATGGAAGATGTCGGGAGCGAAAGTCATATGGAAATTGGCAACGGCTCAAAAGCATCTCGTCCGGCTAGACGATTTATCGGgtttgatgatgatgatgacgacgagGAATTCCTCAGTGACGAAAACGAAGATAAAGAACCTTCTAATAATGATAGCGATGACTCTGCTGGTGTTAAGGGAAAGGGAAAAGCTAAGGCTTGA
- a CDS encoding uncharacterized protein (EggNog:ENOG410PJ7Q~COG:S~BUSCO:3611at33183): protein MEESPWHINHVYHILDAADFPLSLVPDIYRDLSLQTQRSLNRRAKTVTFRHGKRQTDVHFIITRADLLGGMKEHVDSLMTYMTQVLRDALGPSSGKVRLGNVHMVSAQRGWWTKEVKKKIWEEGGGVWMVGKANVGKSNLIQAIFPKSPDAARKLRVEENSSHLTPEFGPLDIEESGLLPPVQNQYDFPVLPIVSSLPGTTASPIRLPFGQKKGELIDLPGLFRGGIDEYVQDGFKFDVIMTKRPKPERLTVKSRQSLLLEDLVRITPVNFQSVILASPFVPLTPHVTSTEKATEVLLGQRKPPHPPIAKKGTNKCIASAGVFELKYDVTERYGKSVKQSKYQDGDNLTALYKIMSVDILIEGCGWVELITQIRTKDFVEGEFPKVEVFSPNGKCVGSRRPISAYTFLHEKRKQDAKKAGRRRRFG from the coding sequence ATGGAAGAATCCCCCTGGCATATCAACCATGTATACCACATTCTTGATGCCGCCGATTTTCCACTCTCCTTGGTCCCTGATATTTATCGGGATCTTTCTCTCCAGACCCAGCGATCGCTGAACCGCAGAGCGAAAACCGTCACATTTCGACATGGAAAAAGGCAGACAGACGTCCATTTCATAATCACTCGGGCGGACCTCCTGGGTGGCATGAAAGAACACGTTGATTCTTTGATGACATATATGACCCAAGTCTTAAGAGATGCCCTTGGACCAAGCAGTGGCAAAGTCAGATTGGGAAACGTACACATGGTGAGCGCTCAACGGGGATGGTGGACGAAGGAAGTTAAGAAAAAGATATGGGAAGAAGGTGGAGGAGTATGGATGGTTGGTAAAGCCAACGTGGGCAAAAGCAATCTGATTCAGGCTATTTTCCCGAAATCTCCCGATGCTGCTCGCAAGTTAAGGGTAGAGGAAAATTCCAGCCACTTAACCCCTGAGTTTGGACCCTTAGATATTGAAGAAAGTGGCTTATTGCCCCCAGTGCAGAATCAATACGACTTCCCCGTTCTCCCCATTGTATCTTCCCTTCCAGGGACGACGGCTTCCCCGATCCGACTTCCGTTCGGGCAGAAAAAGGGCGAACTCATCGATTTACCTGGACTTTTCCGTGGTGGAATAGACGAATATGTTCAAGATGGATTCAAGTTCGACGTAATCATGACAAAGCGACCGAAACCAGAGCGTTTGACTGTAAAGTCGAGACAGTCCCTGCTACTAGAGGACCTTGTCAGGATAACACCTGTCAATTTCCAAAGCGTAATTTTGGCATCTCCGTTTGTACCGTTGACGCCGCATGTTACCTCCACAGAAAAAGCAACGGAAGTGCTTCTCGGACAGCGCAAGCCTCCACATCCACCGATCGCCAAGAAAGGAACAAACAAATGCATCGCGTCAGCAGGAGTATTTGAACTCAAATATGACGTGACAGAAAGATACGGAAAGTCGGTCAAGCAGTCAAAGTACCAAGATGGCGACAATCTCACGGCTCTTTATAAAATCATGTCAGTGGACATCTTAATTGAAGGGTGCGGATGGGTGGAGCTCATAACGCAAATCCGTACGAAAGACTTTGTGGAAGGTGAGTTTCCCAAGGTCGAGGTCTTCAGTCCCAATGGGAAATGTGTTGGAAGCAGAAGACCTATATCTGCATATACATTTTTGCATGAGAAGAGAAAACAGGATGCAAAGAAGGCAGGGCGTCGGAGGCGTTTCGGTTAA